A region of Saimiri boliviensis isolate mSaiBol1 chromosome 8, mSaiBol1.pri, whole genome shotgun sequence DNA encodes the following proteins:
- the NET1 gene encoding neuroepithelial cell-transforming gene 1 protein isoform X3: MVAHDESGGLLPIKRTIRVLDVNNQSFREQESFTLRGDHRSPASAQKLSSRSTVPTPAKRRSSVLWSEMLDTSMKESLTTREIKRQEAIYEMSRGEQDLIEDLKLARKAYHDPMLKLSIMSEEELKHIFGDLDSYIPLHEDLLARIGEATKPDGTVEQIGHILVNWLPRLNAYRGYCSNQLAAKALLDQKKQDPRVQDFLQRCLESPFSRKLDLWSFLDIPRSRLVKYPLLLKEILKHTPQDHPDVQLLEDAILIIQGVLSDINLKKGESECQYYIDKLEYLDEKQRDPRIEASKVLLCHGELRSKSGHKLYIFLFQDILVLTRPVTRNERPSYQVYRRPIPVQELVLEDLQDGDVRMGGSFRGAFGNSEKAKNIFRIRFHDPFPGQSHTLQANDVFHKQQWFNCIRAAIAPFQSAGSPPEPQGLPEPHEECEGNHPSARKLPAQRRVSTVSSVTQVEVDENAYKCGSGMQMAEESKSVKTHQTHPGIRRARDKARFGSKRKETLV, from the exons atggtggcacatgatgAGAGTGGAGGTCTCCTACCTATTAAAAGGACCATCCGAGTCCTAGATGTCAATAACCAGTCCTTCAGAGAACAAGAG tcatttaccCTTCGTGGTGACCACAGAtccccagcctctgcccagaAGTTATCTAGCAGGTCAACAGTCCCAACGCCCGCCAAGAGACGGAGCAGTGTGCTGTGGTCAGAGATGCTAGACACCAGCATGAAGGAGTCTCTCACCACCAGGGAAATCAAGCGGCAGGAG GCAATATATGAAATGTCTCGAGGTGAACAGGATTTAATTGAGGATCTCAAACTTGCAAGAAAG GCCTACCATGACCCCATGTTAAAGTTGTCCATCATGTCAGAAGAGGAACTCAAACATATATTTGGTGATCTGGACTCTTACATACCTCTGCATGAAG ATTTGTTGGCAAGAATAGGAGAAGCAACCAAGCCCGATGGAACAGTGGAGCAGATTGGTCACATTCTCGTGAACTGG TTACCACGCCTGAACGCCTACAGAGGCTACTGTAGTAACCAGCTGGCAGCCAAAGCTCTTCTCGATCAAAAGAAACAGGATCCAAGAGTCCAAGACTTCCTCCAGCGATGTCTTGAGTCTCCCTTCAGCCGAAAACTAGATCTTTGGAGTTTCCTAGATATCCCTCGAAGTCGCCTAGTCAAGTACCCTTTACTgttaaaagaaattcttaaacACACTCCACAAGACCACCCTGATGTTCAGCTTCTGGAGGATGCT ATATTGATAATACAGGGAGTCCTCTCTGATATCAACTTGAAGAAAGGTGAATCCGAGTGCCAATATTACATCGACAAGCTGGAGTATCTGGATGAAAAGCAGAGGGACCCCAGAATCGAAGCGAGCAAAGTGCTGCTGTGCCACGGGGAGCTGCGGAGCAAGAGCGGACAC aaaCTTTACATTTTCCTGTTTCAAGACATCTTGGTTCTGACGCGGCCAGTCACGCGGAACGAGCGGCCCTCTTACCAGGTGTACCGGCGGCCCATCCCCGTCCAGGAGCTGGTCCTGGAAGACCTGCAGGATGGAGATGTGCGGATGGGAGGCTCCTTCCGGGGGGCTTTCGGCAACTCGGAGAAAG ctaaAAATATCTTCAGAATTCGCTTCCATGACCCCTTTCCCGGCCAGTCTCATACTCTGCAAGCCAATGATGTGTTCCACAAGCAGCAGTGGTTCAACTGTATCCGCGCGGCCATTGCGCCTTTCCAGTCGGCAGGCAGTCCGCCCGAGCCGCAGGGCCTGCCGGAGCCGCACGAAGAGTGTGAGGGGAACCACCCCTCTGCTAGGAAACTCCCAGCCCAGAGGAGGGTGTCCACAGTTTCCAGTGTTACTCAGGTAGAAGTTGATGAAAACGCTTACAAATGTGGCTCTGGCATGCAGATGGCAGAGGAGAGCAAGAGCGTAAAGACACACCAGACACATCCCGGCATCCGGAGAGCGAGGGACAAAGCCCGGTTTGGTAGCAAACGGAAAGAGACTTTGGTGTAG
- the NET1 gene encoding neuroepithelial cell-transforming gene 1 protein isoform X2: MVAHDESGGLLPIKRTIRVLDVNNQSFREQEEPSNKRVRPLARVTSLANLISPVRNGAVRRFGQTIQSFTLRGDHRSPASAQKLSSRSTVPTPAKRRSSVLWSEMLDTSMKESLTTREIKRQEAIYEMSRGEQDLIEDLKLARKAYHDPMLKLSIMSEEELKHIFGDLDSYIPLHEDLLARIGEATKPDGTVEQIGHILVNWLPRLNAYRGYCSNQLAAKALLDQKKQDPRVQDFLQRCLESPFSRKLDLWSFLDIPRSRLVKYPLLLKEILKHTPQDHPDVQLLEDAILIIQGVLSDINLKKGESECQYYIDKLEYLDEKQRDPRIEASKVLLCHGELRSKSGHKLYIFLFQDILVLTRPVTRNERPSYQVYRRPIPVQELVLEDLQDGDVRMGGSFRGAFGNSEKAKNIFRIRFHDPFPGQSHTLQANDVFHKQQWFNCIRAAIAPFQSAGSPPEPQGLPEPHEECEGNHPSARKLPAQRRVSTVSSVTQVEVDENAYKCGSGMQMAEESKSVKTHQTHPGIRRARDKARFGSKRKETLV; the protein is encoded by the exons atggtggcacatgatgAGAGTGGAGGTCTCCTACCTATTAAAAGGACCATCCGAGTCCTAGATGTCAATAACCAGTCCTTCAGAGAACAAGAG GAGCCAAGCAATAAAAGAGTTCGACCTCTGGCTCGTGTCACATCATTGGCAAATTTAATCTCTCCTGTAAGAAATGGAGCTGTCAGACGCTTTGGTCAAACAATACAG tcatttaccCTTCGTGGTGACCACAGAtccccagcctctgcccagaAGTTATCTAGCAGGTCAACAGTCCCAACGCCCGCCAAGAGACGGAGCAGTGTGCTGTGGTCAGAGATGCTAGACACCAGCATGAAGGAGTCTCTCACCACCAGGGAAATCAAGCGGCAGGAG GCAATATATGAAATGTCTCGAGGTGAACAGGATTTAATTGAGGATCTCAAACTTGCAAGAAAG GCCTACCATGACCCCATGTTAAAGTTGTCCATCATGTCAGAAGAGGAACTCAAACATATATTTGGTGATCTGGACTCTTACATACCTCTGCATGAAG ATTTGTTGGCAAGAATAGGAGAAGCAACCAAGCCCGATGGAACAGTGGAGCAGATTGGTCACATTCTCGTGAACTGG TTACCACGCCTGAACGCCTACAGAGGCTACTGTAGTAACCAGCTGGCAGCCAAAGCTCTTCTCGATCAAAAGAAACAGGATCCAAGAGTCCAAGACTTCCTCCAGCGATGTCTTGAGTCTCCCTTCAGCCGAAAACTAGATCTTTGGAGTTTCCTAGATATCCCTCGAAGTCGCCTAGTCAAGTACCCTTTACTgttaaaagaaattcttaaacACACTCCACAAGACCACCCTGATGTTCAGCTTCTGGAGGATGCT ATATTGATAATACAGGGAGTCCTCTCTGATATCAACTTGAAGAAAGGTGAATCCGAGTGCCAATATTACATCGACAAGCTGGAGTATCTGGATGAAAAGCAGAGGGACCCCAGAATCGAAGCGAGCAAAGTGCTGCTGTGCCACGGGGAGCTGCGGAGCAAGAGCGGACAC aaaCTTTACATTTTCCTGTTTCAAGACATCTTGGTTCTGACGCGGCCAGTCACGCGGAACGAGCGGCCCTCTTACCAGGTGTACCGGCGGCCCATCCCCGTCCAGGAGCTGGTCCTGGAAGACCTGCAGGATGGAGATGTGCGGATGGGAGGCTCCTTCCGGGGGGCTTTCGGCAACTCGGAGAAAG ctaaAAATATCTTCAGAATTCGCTTCCATGACCCCTTTCCCGGCCAGTCTCATACTCTGCAAGCCAATGATGTGTTCCACAAGCAGCAGTGGTTCAACTGTATCCGCGCGGCCATTGCGCCTTTCCAGTCGGCAGGCAGTCCGCCCGAGCCGCAGGGCCTGCCGGAGCCGCACGAAGAGTGTGAGGGGAACCACCCCTCTGCTAGGAAACTCCCAGCCCAGAGGAGGGTGTCCACAGTTTCCAGTGTTACTCAGGTAGAAGTTGATGAAAACGCTTACAAATGTGGCTCTGGCATGCAGATGGCAGAGGAGAGCAAGAGCGTAAAGACACACCAGACACATCCCGGCATCCGGAGAGCGAGGGACAAAGCCCGGTTTGGTAGCAAACGGAAAGAGACTTTGGTGTAG